In Helianthus annuus cultivar XRQ/B chromosome 8, HanXRQr2.0-SUNRISE, whole genome shotgun sequence, a single genomic region encodes these proteins:
- the LOC110873855 gene encoding squamosa promoter-binding-like protein 13A, whose product MDWNLKIPSWEFTEFEQGSIPNIDSNNGSSSYGGPGIKGGSFSVDLKLGQVIDSGVSTGGSKMALSPSGSSKRARPVSNPVNGAACLVDGCKADLSKCKEYHRRHKVCEVHSKTPEVSINGHKQRFCQQCSRFHSLEEFDEGKRSCRKRLDGHNRRRRKPQPDTSRAAGLFSTHQGTTMLQFASPHMYQTPTLTNPLWTGMVKCEEEPTYSTRALKQNPYPESSSGTKKLPEKQQFSLFHNNCSGSHLKLNHETSPPKVCHQQLLSFEANNNNNNSSNYDKLFCDGYPPPARVVQPVVPSDCALSLLSSSPSQTSCTTLSHVMHPPNSFTATPNPLDPGVGYGGLESIMDHNHNHTRNHHHHVSRDNGAPQTLPFYWE is encoded by the exons ATGGACTGGAATTTGAAGATACCCTCTTGGGAATTCACAGAATTTGAACAAGGATCAATTCCCAATATTGATTCTAATAATGGGTCAAGTAGTTATGGAGGTCCAGGGATTAAAGGGGGCAGTTTTTCTGTTGATTTAAAGCTTGGTCAAGTCATTGATTCAGGAGTATCTACTGGTGGTTCGAAAATGGCCTTGTCTCCTTCCGGATCATCGAAGCGGGCTCGGCCTGTTAGTAACCCGGTTAACGGGGCTGCTTGTCTTGTGGATGGGTGTAAAGCTGACCTTAGTAAATGCAAGGAGTATCATAGGCGCCATAAGGTCTGTGAAGTCCATTCCAAGACTCCTGAGGTTTCGATTAATGGTCACAAACAACGGTTTTGCCAGCAGTGTAGTCG ATTCCATTCACTAGAAGAATTCGATGAGGGAAAACGAAGCTGCAGAAAACGTCTTGATGGACATAACCGTAGGAGAAGAAAGCCTCAACCCGATACCTCACGTGCTGCAGGGCTTTTCTCCACTCACCAAG GTACCACGATGTTACAATTCGCAAGTCCACACATGTACCAAACACCAACTCTCACGAACCCACTATGGACGGGAATGGTCAAGTGTGAAGAAGAACCCACATACTCGACCCGGGCCCTAAAACAGAACCCATATCCAGAATCATCTTCGGGCACCAAAAAACTACCCGAAAAGCAGCAATTCAGCCTGTTTCATAACAACTGTTCGGGTTCACACCTTAAACTCAACCACGAAACATCACCACCAAAAGTCTGTCATCAGCAACTTCTTAGTTTTGAggctaataataataataataatagcagCAACTATGACAAGCTGTTCTGTGACGGGTATCCGCCACCGGCTCGGGTGGTGCAGCCGGTGGTGCCATCCGACTGTGCTCTCTCTCTTCTGTCATCATCACCGTCGCAAACATCATGTACAACCCTGAGCCATGTGATGCACCCACCTAACTCGTTTACTGCAACACCAAACCCGTTGGATCCTGGTGTGGGGTATGGTGGTCTGGAGTCGATTATGgatcataatcataatcatactcgtaatcatcatcatcatgtgtCGCGTGATAATGGAGCTCCTCAAACACTTCCGTTCTACTGGGAATAG